The DNA window GGGTTTGCTCAAAAAGCGCGAGCCGGCCACGCCGAAGCGCCACGGCAGCTCCATGGCTTTCGAAATGCCGATGCGCGGGCCGGCTAACACCTCGACCGGCAACGCGTGATCGGGCGGCAGCAGCAGGAACGGCGGCGCGTCGAGCGGCAGATTGTTATGCGCGCGCGTCACGCCCAGCGCCTGGCATAGCCGCCCCGGTCCGGCGCACAGCAGGCGTTCGTCGTCCATGCCGCGCCGCTCGCGCATCACATCCAGCCCTGCCACCGGCTCGAGCGCGCGGATCAGCACCCCGGCGCCATGGCCCTCTTCGCGGCAAACGAAATTGAGGCACCAGTGCAGTCCGTGCGAGCGGTACACATAGCTGCGCCCGGGCGGGCCGAACATCGAGAAATTGCGCGGCGTCTCGCCGATGTAGCAGTGCGAGGCCGGCTCCTCGCGGTCATAGGCCTCGGTCTCGACGATGCGTCCGCCGACGCCATCCACCAGCACCGTCACACCGATCAGGCGGCGCGCCACCTCGTGCGACGGCGCGGCGAAATTGATTCCTGCGATAACATTGGTCATGGGCGATATTGTAAATGCCAATCTGGGCCGCGCGACCACGGACGGGCTATTGAATCGTTATCGAAGCGACATTAATTTTGTATCGCGGGCGAAAATTAACGACAAAATGTAGCTGTGCAGCAATAATATTGGGAGAAATTCGCGCAAACGGCGCGCGCTTGCGGCGATAATGTCGCGTACGCATGCTCATTTGCACGCCTAACATTTGCCGCGCCGGCCGTCCTTCCCCGGCCCTGCGCAGCCTTTACCCCTGAAGAACAACATGACGACAGTTGCAGCCCAAGCCATGCCAGTAGAAAACGCGGTGGAAGAAGCGCTGATGCGCTCCATCCGTATTCCTCCACGGCCAAGTCTGCTTGTCGACCTGCAGCGCGAGCTGGCCCAGTCCGACCCGTCGCCGCGCCGCATCGCCCGCATCATCGGCAACGACGTCGGCATGTCCGGCGCGCTGCTCAAGCTGGCCAACTCGCCGTTCTTCGGCGCCGCCCGCAAGGCCAAGTCGGTCGAACAGGGCATCAACTTCCTCGGCGTCGACCAGTGCGCCGCATTGCTGACCGGGCTGCTGGCGCGCCAGGCCATCGAAGGCAAGGAATCGGACCTGAACGCGTTCTGGGAAGTGTCGGCGCGGCGCGCCCAGGCGCTGGTGTTCACCTCGCGCAAGCTGCGCATCGCCCCGCCGGACATCGCCCACACCTTCGGCCTGTTCTGCGACATCGGCGTGCCGCTGTTGATGAACCGCTTCACCGACTACGCCGACACCTACGCCGACGCCTGCCACGAGGCCGAGCTGCCGTTCACCGCCGTCGAGGACCAGCGCTACAGCACCAACCACGCCGCCATCGGCTGCCTGCTGGCGCGCAACTGGGGGCTGTCGCCGGACGTCTCCTGGGCGATTTTGCTGCACCACGACTACCGCGTGCTCGACGACCCGGCCACCGACGACGCCGTGCGCTCGCTGGTGGCGCTGTCGCTGCTGGCCGAAAAGGGCATCGAACGCTTGCACGGCCGCCCCATGTCGTATGAATGGGAAAAAGGCGGCGCGCTGGCCTGCCAGCACCTCGGCCTGACCGAGGACGAAACCGCCGACCTGCTCGACGAACTGCACGAAGCCTTCCACCACGAACGATAAGACGACCACACCTACATGCCTAAGAACAAGCGCCCCGTACCGCGCAAATCCGCCAACTCCCCGGAACTCAAGGACGAGCAGCAAACCACCGAACTGTGCGCGCTGGCGCTGGACCTGTCGGACGGTGAATTCAACAACGATATCGTGGCCGAAAGCACCCGCGCCGAACTGGCGCAAAAGGCGCTCGACTTCCAGCGCCTGCTGCGCAAGCTGCTCAACCAGGGCAAGGACGAGGTGCTGTACGGCGCCATCGAGCTGGCGCGCGACGAATCGATCAACGGCGCGGTCGACGGCTACCGCTACCTGCGCAACGCCGTCGAGGAAGGCGCCGCCACCCTGCTGCTGCGGCGCGAGGGCGCGCCCGAGATGGAGATCGACGCCTTCGCCATTCCGGTGTTCGTGCACAGCCAGGGCGGGCTCGACCCGGCCGCCGACTTCCAGGACGGCGACGCCTACGACGCGCTGCTCGCCAGCTTCAACGACGCCGGGCTGGAAAGCCCGACGGCCAAGGTGGTGCTGGTCAGCCACGCCTATGATTTGACCGAGTTCGAGCGTGTCAGCTACGGCCAGTTGCACAGCATGGTGCGCGAGGCGGCGCAGTCGCTGACGGAGAAAAAAATCACCGCCGCGCCGGCGCTCGAGCGCAGCATGGCGGACGGCTGGACAGCCGTCGGCTTCGGCCCGGACGACAGCGCCGTCGAGTTGCGCTTCCTGCTCGGCTTCTCGCTCAAACGCGCCGACGACGCCTTCTACAAGGTGCCGGCCGGCGAGAAGGCGGCCGACGCCCACTTCGCCAAGCGCGCCGAGCGCTACCAGAAATGGACGGAGCAATACGGCGCGCTGGTGGCGCGCTGCCTGGGACGCGGCCGTGGCGCCGATCCGGCCCTGACGCTTAATTTCCTGTACCAGGACTTGTTCTTCGGCGCCCGCGCGCAGGGGCAGTCGGAGTACGACATGCTGGGCATCCTGTCCGAGCTCAACCAGGCATTGGGCGCGCACGCGCCGGACCAGGTCAGCGCCATCATCGCGCCGACCGATGTCGACGATGAAATGCTGCTGCGGGTGCAACTGTCGGCTGGTACGGAGGTGCTCGCCACGTGCGATAAGCCGCTCGACATCACCGCCGATCTCGAGGTGGAGGTCGACGACCTGCGCGATGCGCTGGCCAGCATCGGCATCGAAGCGGTATCGGTCGCGCTGCGTTTCGACGGCCAGGGGCAGCCCGTCGATGTGCGACCTCTCGCGTAGCACTCATGCGCCGCTGGCGGCTCGTGGCCGATTACGGCGTGCCGCCTAATCCGCCCTACGTGTCTCCACGGATCGCATGATCCGCCGGCCGTTGCCACGTGCCGCGACGGATCGCATGGTTCGCGGGTCGTTGCGCGGGGCCGCTATCTGATGCGTTACAGCGGAGACACGTAGGGCGGATTAGCGCAGCGTAATCTCCCACCGCGCCGCCCGCGACGCAACATGGATACTCGTTGACAGCACCGGATTAGCGGCAGATACTTTCCCCAAGGCGGAACACAGAGTCCGCTGCCTGGTGCGGCGCCGGCCTTGTGCTCCGCAGCAAAGGGAGACAAGTCATGAAGCCATGGGCCATGCTCTGGTGCGCCGTCGCGTTCTGCGTCAGCGGCTGCGCCAGCCAATCACCGGCGCAGCGCGCCCCGGTATCCGAACTATTCCACGACCAGCTATTCAAGGCGCCCGCCGCGCCGATCGACACCAACGCCATCTTCGCCCTGAGCGACCGCATGCGCGACTACCTCAAGCACAACCTCGTGCATCGCGGCGCCGGCCAGGACGCGCGCCGCGCGCTATTCGACGCCCTCTACACCCGCGACCAGCTCAAGCTCGAATACGACTCGGCCATGACGCGCAACGCCGCCGAGACCTTCGACGCGCGCGCCGGCAACTGCCTGTCGCTGGTGATCATGACGGCCGCCCTGGCGCGCGAGCTCAACTTCACCGTGCAGTTCCAGCAAATCCACATGGACGAAAGCTGGAGCCGCTCGGGCAATCTGTACTTCGCCGCCAACCACGTCAACCTGATGCTTGGCAAGAAGCGCACCTCCTACCTCGACGGCTACCAGGTCAACAACGCCAACGCGCTGACGGTGGACTTCATCCCCATCCCGCCCAAGGCGCGCGAAAGCGCCCGCCTGCTCGAGGAACAGACCATCGTCGCCATGTACCTCAACAATCGCGCCGCCGAACTGCTGTCGGCCGGCAGCATCGACGACGCCTACTGGGCAGCGCGGCAAGCCGTCCAGGCGGACCCGGCTTTCATGAACGCCTACAACACGCTTGCTGTCGTCTACCAGAACCACGGCGACCAGATGCAAGCGGAGCAGACCTTGCGCTACGCGCTGCGGCACGCGCCCAACAACACCATCTACCTGTCGAACCTGGCGCAGACCCTGGAGTCGCTGCAGCGTCCGGCCGAGGCGGCGGCGGTGCGCGAGCGGCTGGCGCGGCTCGAGCCGTTCCCGCCGTTCCACTTCTTCCACCTGGGACTGGAAGCGGTCAATCTCGGCGACTACCAGCGCGCGCGCAGCCTGTTCGAGCGCGAGCTCGAGCGCTCACCCGACTACCACGAGTTCCACTACTGGCTGGCGGTGAGCCAATACCAGCTGGGCAACCTGCGCGCCGCCGACAAGCACATGCGCAAGGCGCTGGAGAACAGCACCACGCAAGGGCAGAACGCGCTGTACGCCGCCAAGCTCGACCGTATCCGCGCCTATGAAGCGAAAGTGATCAAGTAACGGTAATCTGGAGGCAATGCAAAACCACTACTTACGTCTCGCCCAATAGTTGGGACGACGCCGTTGATGTGCCAGCGCTAACACCCTCAGTTCATCGTGGCTTACTTGATAGATGACGCTGTAAGGAAACCTACGAAGAAAATATCGGCGCCGGTTCCCGCGAAAGATTGCTCCCAGTTGTGGTGAAGAAGCGATAAGGTTTACAACCCGCTCAAACTCATCTACAAAGGCTCTAGCCAAACCAGTGTCCGCGTGAAGTACATAATAGTCCGCCGCAGCCTGCAACTCCGAAAGCGCCGCAGGAACGACTACCAACTTCACTTCAGGCCTGCGCGTATCAAGGCCAAGGCTTCATCAATGGGTATGGCTTTGACCTTACCGCTCTCGATATCAGCGTTGCGTCGCTCGACTTCCGAAGCCAGCGCCTCGTCGATATCAGCTTCCTGCGCCAAGCTGGTCAGCAGCAATTGCACAAGGGACTCCCGCTCATCGGACGTGAGCTTCAACGCCTGCGTTGTCAGTAACTCAAATTGCGATTGCATGGGGGGCCTCTCAATCAATCGGTACCCATCGTACTGCGAATGCACGGTCCTCCGCAACCGCAGGCTTGTCGAGAATGCGCCATATAGCGCGGCCAAAAGATGTCGGACCGCAAACGTCCCGGTAAAAGCGCTTGACACCGAATTTTACCAAGCCTATATTCACCCATATGGATGAATATAAAAACACACAGCTTGACGAGCTGTTCGCGGCGGTATCCGACGGCACCCGGCGCGCGATCCTCGCGCGATTGGCGGAGTCCGATGCGCGGGTGACGGAGCTGGCGGGCGCGTTCCCGATTTCGCTCAACTCCACCTCCAAGCACATCCGCATCCTCGAGCGCGCGGGACTGGTCACGCGCACCGTGCGGGGACGCGAACACATGCTGTCGCTCAACGCCGCGCCGATGGCCGAGGCCGTCGAATGGATGGAGTTCTACCGCCGCTTCTGGGATAACCGCCTGGCGGCGCTGGAGGACTTCGTGGTCAAGAAACGCAACACGGACAAACCCGGGAGCAAACAATGACACCAGCAGAAAACAACGGCAGCACCGGCACTATCGTGGTCAAGCGCACCATCCCCGCCACCGTCGACGAACTATTCGACGCCTGGCTGGACCCGGAAAGCCTCGCACAGTGGATGCATCCCGGCACCACCGTGCGCAGCACGGCCAGCGTCGATGCGCGCGTGGGCGGCGCCTTCGAAGTGCTGATGCACCACCCCGGCAAGCCTTTGCGTCATCACGGCGTGTATCGCCAGATCGAACGCAACCAAAAGCTCGTGTTCACCTGGATCTCCGACGCCACGCACCACACCGAAACGCTGGTGACGGTGGAGTTCAACATCGCCAGCGCCGGCACCGAGATCGTGCTCACGCACCAGCGCATGCCCGACCGCGAGGCCGGCGACTCCCACGCGCAGGGCTGGACGGAGGCGTTCGATTTGCTGGAAGACCTGGTCACCGCCAAGCCGATCACCCTCTTCACCTTCGATTGGGTTCCCCAAATGCCCAGGGGCTATGTGCGGGATCTGCGCGTGCGCTGGGCGCTGGAGGAAGCCGGTCTGCCCTACCGCGTCCAGGGCGTACCGTTCGGCGACCGCGATGCCGAGCATTTCGCGCACCAGCCCTTCGGCCAGGTACCGTGGCTCACCGATGGCGACCTGTCGATCTTCGAGAGCGGCGCCATCCTGCTGCATCTGGGCGAGCGCAGCGACACGCTGATGTCCGCCGATCCGCGCGGCCGCACGGAGACGCTGGAGTGGCTGTTCGCCGGCCTCAATTCGGTCGAGATGGCGAGCCTGCCCTGGAGCCTGCTCCACTTCACCGGCAACACCAGCGACACGCCGGGCTGGAAGTTTCTGGACGACTTCC is part of the Oxalobacteraceae bacterium OTU3CAMAD1 genome and encodes:
- a CDS encoding DNA-3-methyladenine glycosylase, coding for MTNVIAGINFAAPSHEVARRLIGVTVLVDGVGGRIVETEAYDREEPASHCYIGETPRNFSMFGPPGRSYVYRSHGLHWCLNFVCREEGHGAGVLIRALEPVAGLDVMRERRGMDDERLLCAGPGRLCQALGVTRAHNNLPLDAPPFLLLPPDHALPVEVLAGPRIGISKAMELPWRFGVAGSRFLSKPMRA
- a CDS encoding HDOD domain-containing protein, whose product is MTTVAAQAMPVENAVEEALMRSIRIPPRPSLLVDLQRELAQSDPSPRRIARIIGNDVGMSGALLKLANSPFFGAARKAKSVEQGINFLGVDQCAALLTGLLARQAIEGKESDLNAFWEVSARRAQALVFTSRKLRIAPPDIAHTFGLFCDIGVPLLMNRFTDYADTYADACHEAELPFTAVEDQRYSTNHAAIGCLLARNWGLSPDVSWAILLHHDYRVLDDPATDDAVRSLVALSLLAEKGIERLHGRPMSYEWEKGGALACQHLGLTEDETADLLDELHEAFHHER
- a CDS encoding tetratricopeptide repeat protein, which produces MKPWAMLWCAVAFCVSGCASQSPAQRAPVSELFHDQLFKAPAAPIDTNAIFALSDRMRDYLKHNLVHRGAGQDARRALFDALYTRDQLKLEYDSAMTRNAAETFDARAGNCLSLVIMTAALARELNFTVQFQQIHMDESWSRSGNLYFAANHVNLMLGKKRTSYLDGYQVNNANALTVDFIPIPPKARESARLLEEQTIVAMYLNNRAAELLSAGSIDDAYWAARQAVQADPAFMNAYNTLAVVYQNHGDQMQAEQTLRYALRHAPNNTIYLSNLAQTLESLQRPAEAAAVRERLARLEPFPPFHFFHLGLEAVNLGDYQRARSLFERELERSPDYHEFHYWLAVSQYQLGNLRAADKHMRKALENSTTQGQNALYAAKLDRIRAYEAKVIK
- a CDS encoding addiction module protein, which gives rise to MQSQFELLTTQALKLTSDERESLVQLLLTSLAQEADIDEALASEVERRNADIESGKVKAIPIDEALALIRAGLK
- a CDS encoding metalloregulator ArsR/SmtB family transcription factor is translated as MDEYKNTQLDELFAAVSDGTRRAILARLAESDARVTELAGAFPISLNSTSKHIRILERAGLVTRTVRGREHMLSLNAAPMAEAVEWMEFYRRFWDNRLAALEDFVVKKRNTDKPGSKQ
- a CDS encoding SRPBCC domain-containing protein translates to MTPAENNGSTGTIVVKRTIPATVDELFDAWLDPESLAQWMHPGTTVRSTASVDARVGGAFEVLMHHPGKPLRHHGVYRQIERNQKLVFTWISDATHHTETLVTVEFNIASAGTEIVLTHQRMPDREAGDSHAQGWTEAFDLLEDLVTAKPITLFTFDWVPQMPRGYVRDLRVRWALEEAGLPYRVQGVPFGDRDAEHFAHQPFGQVPWLTDGDLSIFESGAILLHLGERSDTLMSADPRGRTETLEWLFAGLNSVEMASLPWSLLHFTGNTSDTPGWKFLDDFLHLRLKHLETVLAGREWLAGPFSIADIMMADVLRLVDRFDGLAAYPACGAYVARAIARPPFVKAHADQMAHFAAAD